The nucleotide window TACGGGATTCCCTCCGGCAAAGGTGAGGCAGAGGGCGAAGGGGAGACGTAGCATAGCCACACGCCGGCTGTATGCGGGGCCTAGTCCAGGCGAACAGCTCGAGGTTGTGGAATCCACCTCAACTGTGTGGTTGCCGACACGAAGCAATGGAACAGTCAGCCGCCTCTTACCTGGACAAGAGCAAAGCGGTCGATGCCTTCGTCAAGAATTCCGGCCTCGGTTTTGCGATTCCCTACCTGCACAATGGCCAGATGCACGATTATGTGCCGGACTTTATTGTTCGACTGAATGCCGAATCGGTGAGCTATCTGATCTTGGAAACCAAGGAGTACGATCCGCTCGAAGAGGTCAAACGGGCGGCGGCTGAGCGATGGGTTACTGCAGTCAATGCGGATGGGACTTATGGGCGATGGCGGTATGCGGTGGCAAAGAAGGTTTCCGATGTCTCTCAGCTAGTGGACGGATCGACTGTCTCTGCTTGAGACGCATGCCCGGCTGTATTTGTGGTGAAACAGAACGGCGACAGGCTTTCAAACGGCCTGTCGTCTTTTTTCCTTTCAGGTGGAGATCAGGGAAGACGGGCTGACTGGTCGCAACTCAGGAAATATCCTGCGGGTGGAGCAGTGAACGGGGTGCCCCATCGCGCATAGCGGGGGACCCCACACCGGGCGTGGGTGCGAGCACGGTAGGGCTGTTCAGCGCGACAGGACCCGCGAACCTTATTCCTGGGGTTCCGCGCCGCCTTCCCACAGCTTCACCGTCCGATCCCATGACGCGCTGGCCAGCTTGAGCCCGTCTGGAGACAGGGCGACGCAGCGAACGGCGCCTGTATGTGTCTTGATAGTTCTGAAGCAACGGCCCGTCGCCAGATCCCAGAATCGGATCGTATTGTCGTCGCCTCCGCTGATGAGCACCTTACCGTCCGGCGTCACCACCAGCGTTCGCACCCAGCTCGTATGTCCCCGGAGTATCCGGCGTTCGAGACCCTGCGGAACTTCGAATATCTTGATCGTCTGGTCCCGGCTGCCTGTGATCAGATATTTGCCGTCCGGAGTGAACGTCATGGCCCCGATCCAGTAGTCCATCGGTTTCTGAAATCCACCATCATCTTCGATGAAGTATCCGCGTGTTTCGGTGCAGTCTTCTTCGTCCTCTTTCCAGTGCCCGTTATGCAGGACTTTTTCCTCCCCGCTCGGCAAGACTTCCCAAATCTTGATCTTGCCGATGTCCGTCCCGCTGGCCAGGTGGATGCCGTCGGGAGAAAAGGCCACACAGACCGACCAATGGTGATCGAACTGATCCTTACCCAGCAGGGTCATCAGTTCGGTTCCGGTCGTCACTTCCCAAATCTTGATGTCCTTGTTATGGCTGCCGCGCGCCAGCATCAAGCCGTCCGGCGAGAGGGACAGACTGCAGACATTGTGATCGTATCGACTGAAGAGGAGCTTCAGCGGTTCACCGGTCTTGGGGTTCCACAGTCTGATCGTCCGGTCTTCGCTTCCGGTCGCCAATGTCTGCCCGTCCGGCGTGAAGGCCACGGCCCTGATGTCATTGGTGTGGCCGCGCAGGGAACGAAGGAGCCGTCCGGTTTCGATGTCCCAGATGCGGACGAGACGGTCCACACCGGCGCTGGCCAACGTGAGTGCATCAGGGGCAAAGGCGACGGACCAAATTCCGTGGGAGTGTCCCCGGAAGGTTTTCACCTCTCTGGCTCCCGTGGTCCAATATTCCAAGAAGTCGATGTTGGGATGCTGTGATGTCGGCGCCGGAACCGTCGAAACAGGACTTTGTTCAGCCATGAGAATACCCGATCGTGATGGGGTTGATTCGTGGGCCGGCGGCGGCCGGCTCGATTGCAAATCGTCGTTTTAGGTCAGTATAATTTCCCTTTCAACATTGTCGATCGTAAGAGAAGCCCGGTCGTCAAGTCAAGCCGCGGTCAACGCTCACTTCGAGATTGGGGAACCCTATGGAACTTCGCTTTCAGCCGGCCCTGTTGCAGGAAGTTATCGATTCCTTCGTGGAGAAGACCGAACGGGAAGGAGATCCCACCTATTATAAGGAATTCCATGAGCTGGCGGATCCGATCTACGAGAAGTTCACGCTGGACGATCGCGAGAGCGAATTCAAGAAGCTGTATCAATACTTGTTCGGGACGTGGGGCTTTTCCGACATCATCAGGGACGCCTTCGATGAATACCCGGTTCTCAAGGATCAGGTCGGGATCGTCCTGGTCAAGGGCGTGCTCAAAGAGGACCAGGAAGGCGTCGACATTCTTCGCAAGTGGGGCTCCGTCGAACACGAATTAGCCAAGCAGTTTGAGGAGAAAGGGTTGAAGGGGGTCGGCATCAAGCTCATTCCCCGTCGGTTCTACGATCCCGCGCTCACCCGCTACTGCCGGCATGAATTGATGCATATTTCGGA belongs to Nitrospira sp. and includes:
- a CDS encoding WD40 repeat domain-containing protein, producing MAEQSPVSTVPAPTSQHPNIDFLEYWTTGAREVKTFRGHSHGIWSVAFAPDALTLASAGVDRLVRIWDIETGRLLRSLRGHTNDIRAVAFTPDGQTLATGSEDRTIRLWNPKTGEPLKLLFSRYDHNVCSLSLSPDGLMLARGSHNKDIKIWEVTTGTELMTLLGKDQFDHHWSVCVAFSPDGIHLASGTDIGKIKIWEVLPSGEEKVLHNGHWKEDEEDCTETRGYFIEDDGGFQKPMDYWIGAMTFTPDGKYLITGSRDQTIKIFEVPQGLERRILRGHTSWVRTLVVTPDGKVLISGGDDNTIRFWDLATGRCFRTIKTHTGAVRCVALSPDGLKLASASWDRTVKLWEGGAEPQE